From Pseudodesulfovibrio senegalensis, one genomic window encodes:
- the budA gene encoding acetolactate decarboxylase: protein MKQRAVSWSFSVWLLLVLVFAAMPVRAGERLFQYSTIDALLAGVYDGELTMGELLKHGGFGLGTFNTLDGEMVVVDGVAYHVTAGGKAVPAPRDAKTPFASVTDFDEDTILKLAPAPNMKAFNAQLVKGLPSANAFYAIRIDGRFPWVKTRAIPGQTKPYRPLAELVKEQVIVKYTNVEGTLVGLWSPAFVKGVNVPGFHWHFLNRERTAGGHVLDCAVDSVVAKVDQLLEFTVKLPAAGAFAGTDLTPDRSSELESVEKGPAQ, encoded by the coding sequence ATGAAGCAGAGAGCGGTATCATGGTCTTTTTCGGTTTGGTTGCTGTTGGTTCTGGTGTTTGCCGCCATGCCGGTGCGGGCCGGGGAGCGTCTGTTTCAGTATTCCACCATCGACGCATTGTTGGCGGGCGTGTATGACGGCGAGCTGACCATGGGCGAGCTGCTGAAGCACGGCGGGTTCGGGTTGGGAACGTTCAATACGCTGGACGGCGAGATGGTGGTCGTGGACGGCGTTGCCTACCATGTGACCGCAGGCGGCAAGGCCGTGCCCGCGCCTCGGGACGCCAAAACCCCGTTTGCCTCGGTCACGGATTTTGACGAGGACACCATACTCAAGCTGGCCCCGGCCCCGAACATGAAGGCCTTCAACGCCCAGCTGGTCAAGGGCTTGCCCTCTGCCAACGCCTTTTACGCCATCCGCATCGACGGGCGTTTTCCCTGGGTCAAGACCCGGGCCATTCCCGGCCAGACCAAGCCCTACCGCCCTTTGGCCGAGCTGGTGAAAGAGCAGGTCATCGTCAAGTATACCAATGTGGAAGGGACGCTGGTGGGCCTGTGGTCGCCCGCGTTCGTCAAGGGCGTGAACGTACCGGGATTCCACTGGCATTTTCTGAACAGGGAGCGCACCGCGGGCGGCCATGTGCTGGATTGCGCCGTGGACTCGGTGGTGGCCAAGGTGGACCAGCTGCTGGAATTCACGGTCAAATTACCCGCTGCGGGCGCATTCGCCGGAACCGACCTGACCCCGGACCGCAGTTCCGAACTGGAGTCCGTGGAAAAGGGTCCGGCACAATAA